In Tachysurus fulvidraco isolate hzauxx_2018 chromosome 1, HZAU_PFXX_2.0, whole genome shotgun sequence, a single window of DNA contains:
- the terb2 gene encoding telomere repeats-binding bouquet formation protein 2 isoform X2, translated as MFKNKTAWFSDSVKTDIRRIWASQGGVITDWKSADYLFSEDASCPDTNRIHMSVEYVTDRATVFHSAYLSTCQMRQSTKSVPLGHYLLPPVPVQREVKAQIGRFIWEQDEMLGANAQHADRRSEQITYIQTDSKGSQTEKGKKRQENCTNTSPSRHKSVCCKAQLYPVNNMLSGFTGRPQGYVHIDQLKKFSGELHDFLPSHSGYSVSRPHSRRVPYRYKEGH; from the exons atgtttaaaaacaaaacagcttgGTTTTCAGATAGTGTAAAAACagacattagaaggatttggg CTTCTCAGGGCGGCGTTATAACCGACTGGAAATCAGCTGATTACCTTTTTAGTGAGGACGCTTCCTGTCCTGACACTAACAG GATCCACATGAGTGTTGAGTATGTGACGGACAGAGCCACGGTATTTCACAGTGCCTACCTGTCCACCTGTCAGATGCGGCAGAGCACCAAATCTGTACCGCTCGGGCATTATCTACTGCCTCCTGTTCCTGTACAGAGAG AAGTGAAAGCCCAGATTGGAAGGTTCATATGGGAGCAGGATGAGATGCTCGGTGCGAAT GCACAGCACGCAGACAGAAGATCCGAGCAGATTACGTACATTCAAACGGATTCTAAAGGAAGTCagacagagaaaggaaagaaaag GCAGGAGAACTGCACAAACACATCTCCATCAAGACACAAATCAGTTTGTTGTAAAGCACAACTTTATCCTGTAAACAACATGCTTTCag GGTTCACAGGTCGACCACAAG GTTATGTCCATATTGACCAGCTAAAGAAGTTCTCAGGAGAGCTGCACGACTTCCTTCCGTCCCACTCGGGTTATTCGGTCTCTAGACCTCATAGCAGGAGAGTTCCTTATCGCTATAAAGAGGGACACTGA
- the terb2 gene encoding telomere repeats-binding bouquet formation protein 2 isoform X3, with protein MFKNKTAWFSDSVKTDIRRIWASQGGVITDWKSADYLFSEDASCPDTNRIHMSVEYVTDRATVFHSAYLSTCQMRQSTKSVPLGHYLLPPVPVQREVKAQIGRFIWEQDEMLGANAQHADRRSEQITYIQTDSKGSQTEKGKKRQENCTNTSPSRHKSVCCKAQLYPVNNMLSGYVHIDQLKKFSGELHDFLPSHSGYSVSRPHSRRVPYRYKEGH; from the exons atgtttaaaaacaaaacagcttgGTTTTCAGATAGTGTAAAAACagacattagaaggatttggg CTTCTCAGGGCGGCGTTATAACCGACTGGAAATCAGCTGATTACCTTTTTAGTGAGGACGCTTCCTGTCCTGACACTAACAG GATCCACATGAGTGTTGAGTATGTGACGGACAGAGCCACGGTATTTCACAGTGCCTACCTGTCCACCTGTCAGATGCGGCAGAGCACCAAATCTGTACCGCTCGGGCATTATCTACTGCCTCCTGTTCCTGTACAGAGAG AAGTGAAAGCCCAGATTGGAAGGTTCATATGGGAGCAGGATGAGATGCTCGGTGCGAAT GCACAGCACGCAGACAGAAGATCCGAGCAGATTACGTACATTCAAACGGATTCTAAAGGAAGTCagacagagaaaggaaagaaaag GCAGGAGAACTGCACAAACACATCTCCATCAAGACACAAATCAGTTTGTTGTAAAGCACAACTTTATCCTGTAAACAACATGCTTTCag GTTATGTCCATATTGACCAGCTAAAGAAGTTCTCAGGAGAGCTGCACGACTTCCTTCCGTCCCACTCGGGTTATTCGGTCTCTAGACCTCATAGCAGGAGAGTTCCTTATCGCTATAAAGAGGGACACTGA
- the terb2 gene encoding telomere repeats-binding bouquet formation protein 2 isoform X1, translated as MFKNKTAWFSDSVKTDIRRIWASQGGVITDWKSADYLFSEDASCPDTNRIHMSVEYVTDRATVFHSAYLSTCQMRQSTKSVPLGHYLLPPVPVQREVKAQIGRFIWEQDEMLGANAQHADRRSEQITYIQTDSKGSQTEKGKKRQENCTNTSPSRHKSVCCKAQLYPVNNMLSGFTGRPQGESVYLLRISNEFIFSVCVCIYIYIGLGFIYIYKHTHTHRLEIGFMMFPP; from the exons atgtttaaaaacaaaacagcttgGTTTTCAGATAGTGTAAAAACagacattagaaggatttggg CTTCTCAGGGCGGCGTTATAACCGACTGGAAATCAGCTGATTACCTTTTTAGTGAGGACGCTTCCTGTCCTGACACTAACAG GATCCACATGAGTGTTGAGTATGTGACGGACAGAGCCACGGTATTTCACAGTGCCTACCTGTCCACCTGTCAGATGCGGCAGAGCACCAAATCTGTACCGCTCGGGCATTATCTACTGCCTCCTGTTCCTGTACAGAGAG AAGTGAAAGCCCAGATTGGAAGGTTCATATGGGAGCAGGATGAGATGCTCGGTGCGAAT GCACAGCACGCAGACAGAAGATCCGAGCAGATTACGTACATTCAAACGGATTCTAAAGGAAGTCagacagagaaaggaaagaaaag GCAGGAGAACTGCACAAACACATCTCCATCAAGACACAAATCAGTTTGTTGTAAAGCACAACTTTATCCTGTAAACAACATGCTTTCag GGTTCACAGGTCGACCACAAGGTGAGTCGGTTTATCTGTTAAGGATTAGCAATGAATTCatcttctctgtgtgtgtgtgtatatatatatatatagggttagggtttatatatatatataaacatacacacacacacagacttgagATTGGGTTTATGATGTTTCCTCCTTGA
- the cnep1r1 gene encoding nuclear envelope phosphatase-regulatory subunit 1, with protein MNSLEQAEDLKAFERRLTEYVSCLQPATGRWRMILIVVSVCTATGAWNWLIDPDTQKVSFFSSLWNHPFFTISCITLIGLFFAGIHKRVVAPSIIAARCRTVLAEYNMSCDDTGKLILKPRPHIQ; from the exons ATGAACTCTTTAGAACAAGCAGAAG ATCTGAAGGCTTTCGAGAGGAGACTAACGGAGTATGTGTCCTGTCTACAGCCAGCTACAGGCCGGTGGCGAA tgattTTGATCGTGGTGTCAGTTTGCACAGCAACCGGAGCTTGGAACTGGTTAATAGACCCAGACACTCAAAAG GTGTCCTTCTTTTCGTCGTTATGGAATCATCCGTTTTTCACCATCAGCTGCATCACCCTCATCGGCTTGTTCTTTGCTGGAATACACAAACGAGTAGTCGCACCGTCGAT TATCGCTGCTCGCTGCCGGACAGTGCTAGCAGAATACAACATGTCTTGTGATGAC ACGGGGAAACTCATCCTGAAGCCACGGCCTCACATCCAGTAG